In a single window of the Dama dama isolate Ldn47 chromosome 33, ASM3311817v1, whole genome shotgun sequence genome:
- the LOC133050900 gene encoding zinc finger CCHC domain-containing protein 17 — protein sequence MNSGRPETMENLPALYTIFQGEVAMVTDYGAFIKIPGCRKQGLVHRTHMSSCRVDKPSEIVDVGDKVWVKLIGREMKNDRIKVSLSMKVVNQGTGKDLDPNNVIIEQEERRRRSFQDYTGQKITLEAVLNTTCKKCGCKGHFAKDCFMQPGGTKYSLIPDEEEEKEEAKSAEFEKPDPTRNSSRKRKKEKKKKKHRDRKSSDSDSSDSESDTGKRARHTSKDSKAAKKKKKKKKHKKKHKE from the coding sequence ATGAATTCAGGAAGACCCGAGACCATGGAGAACTTGCCTGCTCTCTACACTATTTTCCAAGGAGAGGTTGCTATGGTCACAGACTATGGAGCCTTTATCAAAATCCCAGGCTGTCGGAAGCAAGGTCTGGTCCATCGAACTCACATGTCATCCTGTCGCGTGGATAAGCCCTCTGAGATAGTAGATGTTGGAGACAAAGTGTGGGTGAAGCTTATTGGCCGAGAGATGAAAAATGATAGGATAAAAGTATCCCTCTCCATGAAGGTTGTCAACCAAGGGACTGGGAAGGACCTTGATCCCAACAACGTTATCATTGAGCAAGAAGAGAGGCGGAGGCGGTCCTTCCAGGATTACACTGGGCAGAAGATCACCCTTGAGGCTGTCCTGAACACCACCTGCAAGAAGTGTGGCTGTAAAGGCCACTTTGCAAAGGATTGTTTCATGCAACCAGGTGGGACCAAGTACTCTCTGATACCcgatgaggaagaggagaaagaagaggcaaAGTCAGCAGAGTTTGAAAAGCCTGACCCCACAAGAAATTcttctagaaaaagaaagaaggaaaagaagaaaaagaaacatagagACAGGAAGTCATCTGACTCTGACAGCTCAGACTCTGAGAGTGATACAGGCAAGAGGGCAAGGCACACATCAAAGGACAGCAAGGcagcaaagaagaagaaaaagaagaagaagcacaAGAAGAAGCACAAGGAGTGA